In the Maribacter sp. MJ134 genome, one interval contains:
- a CDS encoding WD40/YVTN/BNR-like repeat-containing protein, which produces MKKTITYLTLSILVLAAIPLNAQRNKKTSNTLVFDESLYNGIEWRLVGPFRGGRAGTATGVPNDPNLYYMGTAGGGVWKTTDAGSTWSCISDGYFGGSIGAVAVAESDPNVIYVGEGEQTLRGNVSLGNGVWKSVDAGESWTFIGLKGTEHISRIRIHPTNPDIVYVAAIGNLWKPNNERGVFRSIDGGNNWEKILFESEKAGAGDLILDPNNPRILYAATWEMKRNGYRMDSGGPDSKIYKSTDSGDSWTDISKFEGLPKGPWGIVGITVSPLDSDRVWAIIEAEEGGLYRSDDAGKTWEKINENRALRQRAWYYSRIYADTQNKDKVYVMNVSYGVSTDGGKTFTLKNAPHGDHHDLWIDPNNNNRMVIADDGGAQISNDGGDNWTTYHNQPTAQFYRVTTDNSFPYRIYGAQQDNSTVRIAHRVSGSTIGERDWEPTAGGESAHLAPDPENNEIVYGGTYKGYMMRQDHSVDQTRSINVWPDNPAGSGAEVMKYRFNWNFPVKFSIHDPNRLFVGSNFLHETTNEGQSWKTISPDLTRGLPETIKSSGGPITQDNTGAEFYSNLFAINESPLEEGVIWVGSDDGLIHITKDNGTTWENITPPVGMSPKLNMINCIDPSPFSKGTAYVAATSYKFGDYTPYLYKTSDYGKTWKVITNGIKSNHYTRAIRSDKTKKGLLYAGTEWGMYVSFDDGLNWNSFQLNLPVTAIRDLHVRDNDLIAATHGRSFWMIDDLTPLHQLSKEMAINDFHLYKPDTAYRMQQSQGWGPSNTKLEGQNHPDGAIINYYVKDSKKTDTVTIDILEMDGSLIQSFSNHAKQDKLNPASTKSLEVKSGGNRLIWNMRYPGYRTFKGMVFYSSPNRGPKAVPGPYKVRLNYNGSTSEETFTIVKDPRLPNSASDYKKQFDFLIAVRNEVSRANDAITTIRAVKEDLNYLNKKAIGNEDLKNLLSEFETKMTVIENNIHMTKNQSRQDPLNYGIRINNRLAFLLADSQRGDYPPTDQSLAFFDEVTRELNTEINDLNELLDTYITTINEKVTKNKIKMISLK; this is translated from the coding sequence GTTTAGGGGAGGTAGAGCAGGTACCGCTACAGGTGTGCCAAATGACCCAAACCTATATTATATGGGCACTGCAGGTGGCGGTGTTTGGAAAACTACGGATGCCGGTAGCACTTGGAGCTGTATTTCCGATGGGTATTTTGGTGGCTCTATAGGGGCTGTGGCCGTCGCGGAGTCCGACCCCAATGTAATATATGTAGGAGAAGGAGAGCAGACTTTAAGAGGTAATGTTTCTTTAGGAAATGGGGTGTGGAAAAGTGTTGACGCCGGAGAAAGCTGGACTTTCATTGGTCTCAAAGGCACCGAACACATCTCCCGTATTAGGATTCACCCCACAAACCCAGACATTGTTTATGTGGCTGCAATTGGTAATTTATGGAAACCCAATAACGAGCGTGGCGTTTTTCGCAGTATTGATGGCGGAAACAACTGGGAAAAAATACTATTCGAAAGTGAAAAAGCAGGTGCGGGAGACTTAATCCTTGACCCCAACAATCCAAGAATACTTTACGCCGCCACTTGGGAAATGAAACGTAACGGCTACCGGATGGATAGTGGCGGACCTGATAGCAAAATATACAAAAGTACGGACAGCGGAGATTCATGGACAGATATATCAAAGTTTGAAGGCCTACCCAAAGGGCCATGGGGAATTGTAGGGATAACAGTGTCTCCTTTAGACTCGGATAGAGTTTGGGCTATTATTGAAGCAGAGGAAGGTGGATTATACAGATCTGATGACGCAGGAAAAACATGGGAGAAAATCAATGAAAATAGAGCACTGCGCCAACGCGCTTGGTACTATAGCCGTATCTACGCGGATACGCAGAATAAGGACAAGGTCTATGTCATGAACGTTAGTTATGGGGTATCTACGGACGGAGGAAAAACATTTACTTTAAAAAATGCTCCTCATGGAGACCATCACGATTTATGGATAGACCCTAATAACAATAACCGTATGGTTATTGCTGACGATGGGGGCGCTCAGATATCTAATGATGGGGGAGATAACTGGACCACCTATCACAACCAACCAACAGCTCAGTTTTACAGGGTAACTACGGACAACTCTTTCCCATATCGTATTTATGGTGCGCAACAGGACAATAGTACCGTACGCATAGCGCATCGGGTTTCCGGTTCCACTATCGGAGAGCGTGATTGGGAACCCACAGCCGGAGGTGAGAGTGCGCACCTTGCGCCAGATCCAGAAAACAACGAAATTGTTTATGGGGGAACTTACAAAGGCTATATGATGAGACAAGACCATAGTGTGGACCAAACCAGGTCCATTAACGTATGGCCAGATAACCCGGCGGGGTCCGGAGCAGAAGTTATGAAATACCGTTTTAATTGGAACTTTCCCGTTAAGTTCAGCATACATGACCCCAACAGACTTTTCGTAGGGTCCAATTTTTTACATGAAACCACAAACGAAGGACAATCTTGGAAAACCATCTCGCCAGACCTTACAAGAGGCCTTCCCGAAACGATAAAATCTTCGGGTGGACCCATTACACAAGATAATACAGGAGCAGAATTCTATTCGAACCTATTCGCTATTAATGAATCTCCTTTGGAAGAAGGAGTCATTTGGGTAGGTAGTGATGATGGACTTATACATATAACCAAAGACAATGGCACAACTTGGGAAAATATTACACCTCCTGTTGGAATGAGCCCAAAACTAAATATGATCAATTGTATAGACCCAAGCCCTTTTTCAAAAGGCACGGCATATGTCGCAGCAACTTCCTACAAGTTTGGCGACTATACGCCTTACCTCTATAAAACATCTGATTATGGCAAAACTTGGAAGGTGATTACCAATGGTATTAAAAGTAATCATTATACAAGAGCAATTAGATCGGACAAAACTAAGAAAGGTCTTTTATACGCAGGTACGGAATGGGGTATGTATGTCTCTTTTGACGATGGCTTAAACTGGAATTCCTTTCAATTAAATTTACCTGTAACGGCTATCAGAGATCTTCATGTTCGAGACAATGATTTAATTGCGGCCACCCATGGTAGAAGTTTTTGGATGATCGATGATTTAACCCCATTACATCAGCTTTCAAAAGAAATGGCTATAAATGATTTTCACTTGTACAAACCAGATACTGCTTACAGAATGCAACAATCACAGGGATGGGGACCATCAAATACCAAACTGGAAGGCCAGAATCATCCAGATGGCGCCATTATCAACTACTATGTTAAAGACAGTAAAAAGACGGATACCGTTACGATTGATATTTTGGAGATGGATGGATCGTTAATTCAATCATTTTCAAATCACGCAAAGCAGGACAAGTTAAATCCTGCATCAACCAAATCCCTAGAAGTGAAAAGCGGAGGGAATAGACTTATCTGGAATATGCGCTATCCCGGTTACAGAACCTTTAAAGGTATGGTCTTTTATTCTTCACCGAACAGAGGCCCAAAAGCCGTACCTGGCCCGTATAAAGTAAGGCTCAACTATAACGGATCAACTTCAGAAGAAACGTTTACCATTGTAAAGGACCCTAGGCTACCGAATTCAGCATCGGACTACAAAAAACAGTTCGACTTTTTAATAGCTGTCAGAAATGAAGTTTCAAGGGCTAATGACGCCATAACCACAATCCGTGCGGTAAAGGAAGACTTAAACTACTTGAACAAGAAAGCAATTGGCAACGAAGACCTTAAAAATCTGCTTAGCGAGTTTGAAACGAAGATGACCGTAATTGAGAACAACATTCATATGACCAAAAACCAAAGTAGACAAGATCCTCTGAACTATGGAATCCGCATAAACAATAGATTGGCGTTTTTACTTGCGGACTCTCAACGTGGAGACTATCCACCTACCGATCAATCCTTAGCTTTCTTTGATGAAGTAACAAGGGAGTTAAATACGGAAATCAATGACTTAAATGAATTGCTGGATACTTATATCACTACAATAAACGAGAAGGTCACGAAAAATAAAATCAAGATGATTTCGCTCAAATAA
- a CDS encoding LVIVD repeat-containing protein, with translation MYIYDITEPQKPTFISEFRHGTACDPVVVDGDYAYVTLKGGNFCGNTDSGLYVVDVSDLANPELKVIYPMSGPNGLGIKGDRLFVCDGEAGLKVFDKSDAPNVTEIDHFEDIFAYDVIPLDGSLLMIGEQILYQYDYVENNIELISTFELN, from the coding sequence ATGTATATCTATGATATTACAGAGCCACAAAAACCTACTTTTATTTCAGAATTTAGACATGGCACGGCATGCGACCCGGTGGTCGTAGATGGAGATTACGCTTATGTAACTTTAAAAGGAGGGAACTTTTGCGGAAATACGGACAGTGGTTTGTACGTGGTAGATGTTTCTGATTTGGCAAATCCGGAATTAAAGGTAATATATCCCATGAGCGGTCCCAATGGTCTAGGAATTAAAGGAGATAGGCTTTTTGTATGTGATGGGGAAGCAGGGCTAAAAGTTTTTGACAAAAGTGATGCACCAAACGTAACCGAGATAGATCATTTTGAAGATATTTTCGCCTATGATGTTATTCCTTTAGATGGTTCCTTGTTGATGATCGGTGAGCAAATATTATATCAGTATGACTATGTGGAAAATAATATAGAACTAATTAGCACTTTTGAGCTGAATTAG